In the genome of Notamacropus eugenii isolate mMacEug1 chromosome 5, mMacEug1.pri_v2, whole genome shotgun sequence, one region contains:
- the LOC140508525 gene encoding olfactory receptor 2L3-like produces the protein MKSLLMCRNRKILGETKGSWTPQQLLPIPSFYPTAKQFQKHSAMEEWNKTTTGFFLLGLFPPTKTGLLLFLLVVLIFLIAFLGNSTMILLIWTDHHLHTPMYILLSQLSLMDLVHICSTVPKMATNFLSGNNSISLVGCGFQSYSFLLIAGGEGLLLASMAYDRYVAICRPLHYPILMNKRMCLLMIAGSWVSSSINSMFHTMYALCMPYCKSRIINHFFCDIPAMLPLACMDTWAYEYTVLFSTNLFLLVPFLGIMASYGRVLLAIHHMRSSQGRKKAFTTCSTLLTVVSFYYAPFVYTYLRPPSLRSPEEDKNLAVFYTILTPMLNPIIYSLRNKEVLGALQRVFGRSLSQKV, from the coding sequence ATGAAGTCATTGTTGATGTGCAGGAACAGGAAAATTCTAGGAGAAACGAAAGGGAGTTGGACTCCACAGCAGTTACTtcccattccctcattttatcctACAGCAAAACAGTTCCAGAAACACTCTGCTATGGAGGAATGGAATAAAACTACCACTGGTTTCTTCTTGCTGGGGCTTTTTCCCCCAACCAAAACTGGcctgctcctcttcctcctggTTGTCCTCATCTTCCTAATCGCCTTCTTGGGTAACTCAACCATGATTCTCCTCATTTGGACAGACCACCATCTCCACACTCCCATGTATATTCTGCTCAGTCAGCTCTCTCTCATGGACCTAGTGCACATTTGCAGTACAGTGCCCAAGATGGCTACTAACTTTCTTTCTGGAAACAATTCCATTTCTTTGGTAGGTTGTGGATTCCAAAGTTACTCTTTTTTACTTATAGCTGGTGGTGAGGGGTTACTCCTGGCATCTATGGCCTATGACCGCTATGTGGCCATTTGCCGGCCCCTCCATTATCCCATTCTCATGAACAAGAGAATGTGTTTGCTAATGATAGCTGGGTCCTGGGTCTCTTCATCCATTAATTCCATGTTCCATACCATGTATGCACTCTGTATGCCTTATTGCAAGTCCAGAAtcattaatcatttcttttgtgaTATCCCAGCCATGTTGCCTTTGGCCTGTATGGATACCTGGGCCTATGAGTACACAGTGCTCTTCAGCACCAACCTGTTTCTTTTGGTCCCTTTCCTTGGAATCATGGCTTCCTATGGTCGGGTTCTCCTGGCCATCCATCATATGCGTTCATCACAGGGGAGAAAGAAAGCCTTCACTACCTGTTCTACCCTCCTAACTGTGGTCTCCTTCTATTATGCCCCATTTGTCTATACATATCTGAGGCCCCCATCTCTGCGTTCCCCAGAAGAGGACAAGAACTTAGCTGTCTTCTACACAATCCTCACTCCTATGCTCAACCCTATCATCTATAGCCTGAGGAATAAAGAGGTGTTGGGAGCCCTCCAGAGAGTCTTTGGGAGATCATTATCCCAAAAAGTGTAG